The segment CATTTAATCAACCTCAAGGGCGATCGCGTCCTCCTGCTTCCCAACCATCCCACTTTTCATGATCCTGTGGTGATCTTTATGCTGTCGGCCAAGGTAAAGCAATCGTTTTACTACATGGCCGCCTACGAAACCTTCCAAAATCCCAGCACCATGTTTCTGATATCAGCAGGCTTCAAGCCCCTACACCGCTTGGCGCAGTCAGACTACGTAACTAAGGGACTAAGGTGGCTGCTCCAGCAGTTGGGTATGTACTCTATTCGCCGGGGCTTAGCCGATCGCCCCAGTATTGCCCAGACTCTAGCGCTGTTGGCTGAGCCAGCCTGCCATTTGGTGATCTTTCCAGAAGGTGGCTGTTCCTTCCAAAATGATACGGTGATGCCCTTTCGATCCGGGGGCATTCATATGGCGTTCCAAGCGTTGAACAAATATGCCAAGGTCCAGGAGGCGATTCCTAACCTCTATGTGGTTCCTGTGAGCATCAAATACCACTACACCGATGAAACCCAGCCGATTATTGAGCGATCGCTCCGGGGACTAGAGGCTCACTTTGGCATCATGTATGAACCAGATACACAACCTGATCACTATGTGCGTCTGAGGGCGATCGCTGAACGGGTTTTAACCACCATTGAAGCTGACTATGGTCTGACTCCACCCGATTCCCTGCATTCAGACTGGAACGAGCGCATTCAGGTTTTAAAGCATCGGGTGCTTGAATCCTGCGAGCGCCAGCTATCTATGAGCTCCGCACCAGGAGACCTCATGCGCGAACGGGTCTACAAAATTCAGCACCGGCTGCGCACCCAGCCAGACACGATCGATCAGCAACTGGACTGGAGCTACAGTCTTGTGGAAAAAACCATGATTCGCCTGCTCAATTTTGATGCAATCTATGATGGCTATGTCGGCACATATCCAACCCCCGAACGTTTTCTCGATACCTTGACCCGCCTAGAGCGCGAAGTGTTTAATATCGATCAACCCCCACCCAAGGGGCACCGGATCGCCCAAGTGTCTGTTGGAGAACCCTACAACTTAAAAGATATGTTGGACGAGTATCAACAGGAGCGATCGGTGACGGTGGATACTGTCGTGAAGCAGGTTCACGCCACCGTAGTCCAGAATTTAGATATTATATCGAATGCATATCAACCAGACTCATGACTGTTACGGGCTAGACCTCTATAGCTATCATCACACGAGGTAGGACGCCAAGAAGTTCTGGAGAGAAATTTATCCAGGATAAGCCATACATCTGATCAGTTTAGCTTGAATCTCACAGTAATCTCTTTCCGCGACAATCGGATAACTAACTGGGGCAACAAGCATCTTGGCTATCTTGATTGAGATTAGAGATTAAAGACCGGCAGAATAAACGCCGCAATAATACCGCCTATCACGACAGCCTCAGTTACTGTTAAGACTAGGCTAGAGTGTTTGACCTTGATTCCTCGCAGCCAAGAACGGGGACTATCTTGCTCCCGAGTTTTAATCTTAAACATAGACAACAACAACGGCACTCCTCCTACCTTGATACCAAGCAATACATGCAATGCTAATGCAAAGAACATCACCGCCCAAGCTACCAAGTGAGCTAGGTACCAACTATGATCGATTTCTCCTGCAGGTAGCCACTCTTCTTTCATCATGCGTCCTGTAACCACAGCACCTGTGGAGGCAAGCAACATCAATGTATTGGCAAGACGATGCGTGGAAATCCAGCCGACAGGTGTATTAACCTGAATGACTTCTTTAAAGGATTGCTCTTGCCCTAGCCGATTGAATCCCAGATGAAAGCTGTACAGAGCAAAGATGGGAAGAATCAACAAAAAGGTTAGTCCAATAGTGCCATGAATACCTTGGCTATCTTCTAGCTTAGGTAAGCTAATATTGCCCCAACGCCCATCGTAGATACTGTAAACCCAAAAACCTGACATCAAGGCAAGAACCGTTAAGACTGCAACTGAGCCATGCAGTAT is part of the Candidatus Obscuribacterales bacterium genome and harbors:
- a CDS encoding lysophospholipid acyltransferase family protein: MTSPDFYPPTLCPWLVRLIQWNAGWIARWLYWIDLEVAPEHLQHLINLKGDRVLLLPNHPTFHDPVVIFMLSAKVKQSFYYMAAYETFQNPSTMFLISAGFKPLHRLAQSDYVTKGLRWLLQQLGMYSIRRGLADRPSIAQTLALLAEPACHLVIFPEGGCSFQNDTVMPFRSGGIHMAFQALNKYAKVQEAIPNLYVVPVSIKYHYTDETQPIIERSLRGLEAHFGIMYEPDTQPDHYVRLRAIAERVLTTIEADYGLTPPDSLHSDWNERIQVLKHRVLESCERQLSMSSAPGDLMRERVYKIQHRLRTQPDTIDQQLDWSYSLVEKTMIRLLNFDAIYDGYVGTYPTPERFLDTLTRLEREVFNIDQPPPKGHRIAQVSVGEPYNLKDMLDEYQQERSVTVDTVVKQVHATVVQNLDIISNAYQPDS
- a CDS encoding cytochrome b/b6 domain-containing protein, giving the protein MPPSSPYQPALLRILHGSVAVLTVLALMSGFWVYSIYDGRWGNISLPKLEDSQGIHGTIGLTFLLILPIFALYSFHLGFNRLGQEQSFKEVIQVNTPVGWISTHRLANTLMLLASTGAVVTGRMMKEEWLPAGEIDHSWYLAHLVAWAVMFFALALHVLLGIKVGGVPLLLSMFKIKTREQDSPRSWLRGIKVKHSSLVLTVTEAVVIGGIIAAFILPVFNL